A single Tenacibaculum sp. Bg11-29 DNA region contains:
- a CDS encoding VanZ family protein: MRIKNLLKDNIKIKAIAILITISIAILSLIKIGSQPIQIKNLDKYEHALAYFVLSFFWLLVFRTTKINKLIVVFCCFFYGIIIETLQVTATSYRSGDILDIAANTTGILIAYIIYFLFLRKM, encoded by the coding sequence ATGCGTATCAAGAACTTATTAAAGGATAATATAAAAATTAAAGCAATTGCAATACTAATTACCATCAGTATTGCAATTCTTAGTTTAATAAAGATAGGTTCTCAACCAATTCAAATAAAAAATTTAGATAAATATGAGCATGCTCTTGCTTATTTTGTTTTAAGTTTTTTTTGGTTATTAGTCTTTAGAACAACAAAAATCAATAAACTTATTGTTGTGTTTTGTTGTTTTTTTTACGGCATAATTATTGAGACTCTTCAAGTTACAGCAACATCATATCGATCTGGAGATATTTTAGATATTGCAGCAAATACGACGGGTATTTTAATAGCTTATATCATTTACTTTCTTTTTTTAAGAAAAATGTAG
- the gcvH gene encoding glycine cleavage system protein GcvH: protein MNIPSELKYTKDHEWVKIEEGVATIGITDFAQGELGDIVYVDVDTLDDTLDIEEVFGSVEAVKTVSDLFMPLSGEVVEFNEALEDEPELVNSDPYGNGWMIKIKLSDDSQTADLLSADAYQELIKG, encoded by the coding sequence ATGAACATTCCATCAGAATTAAAATATACAAAAGACCACGAGTGGGTAAAGATCGAAGAAGGTGTTGCTACAATTGGTATTACTGATTTTGCACAAGGTGAGTTAGGTGACATCGTGTATGTAGATGTTGATACTTTAGATGATACTTTAGATATTGAAGAGGTTTTCGGATCAGTAGAAGCGGTTAAAACTGTTTCAGATCTTTTTATGCCTTTATCAGGAGAAGTAGTTGAATTTAATGAAGCATTAGAAGATGAACCAGAATTAGTAAATTCTGATCCTTATGGTAATGGTTGGATGATAAAAATTAAATTATCTGATGATTCACAAACTGCAGATTTATTAAGTGCTGATGCGTATCAAGAACTTATTAAAGGATAA
- a CDS encoding energy transducer TonB, giving the protein MEIKKNPKSNLENYSKLFMQLGLVLALFVTYIAIENKTYDKTYGDLGSANMASEIEEETIELQIEPPKPKPNTPPPPAPEKIEIVEDEKEVEETVIETTETDESEAVEVEEIVEVEEEEEMVEDVPFSIIEEVPIFPGCKGTKAQKKACLNKKLQKHVQRYFDAELANELGLAPGKKRIYVQFKIDKDGSITNVNARAPHPRLKKEAMRVARKIPKMKPGRQRGRAVRVGYTLPITFNVE; this is encoded by the coding sequence ATGGAAATTAAGAAAAATCCAAAATCAAACTTAGAGAATTATAGTAAACTGTTTATGCAGTTAGGTTTGGTTTTAGCTTTATTTGTAACATATATTGCAATAGAAAATAAAACATATGATAAAACATATGGAGATTTAGGTTCTGCTAACATGGCTTCAGAAATTGAAGAAGAAACAATTGAACTTCAAATTGAACCACCAAAGCCGAAACCAAATACACCACCACCACCAGCTCCTGAAAAGATTGAGATTGTTGAGGATGAAAAAGAAGTTGAAGAGACAGTTATAGAAACTACTGAAACTGATGAATCTGAAGCTGTAGAAGTTGAAGAAATTGTTGAGGTTGAGGAAGAAGAAGAAATGGTTGAAGATGTACCTTTTTCAATTATTGAAGAAGTACCTATTTTCCCTGGATGTAAAGGAACAAAAGCACAAAAGAAAGCTTGTTTAAATAAAAAGTTACAAAAGCACGTACAACGTTATTTTGATGCTGAACTGGCAAATGAATTAGGTTTAGCTCCAGGTAAGAAAAGAATCTATGTTCAATTTAAAATTGACAAAGATGGATCTATTACGAATGTAAATGCAAGAGCACCTCACCCGAGATTAAAAAAAGAGGCAATGCGTGTAGCTAGAAAGATACCAAAAATGAAACCAGGTAGACAAAGAGGTAGAGCTGTAAGAGTTGGTTATACTTTACCTATTACTTTTAATGTTGAGTAA